Proteins from a single region of Caloramator sp. E03:
- a CDS encoding peptidase dimerization domain-containing protein, with product MENSIRYSIKRIIDCKKEKLEHIVDFMYKNPELPSREEKSFSLLTSILKEEGFNIETDIAGIKHSFKAQYGKNKISVAYICEYDAAKNLGHVFGHNITCAINIGAAIALKEVLDKVGGSVIVIGSPSEMNMSGKIEMMKKGIFNGIDAVICGHAMDKTCESGSSLAMALMDIEFKGKSAHTSINFNEGINALTPGITFLSLIERLKVKYSNSIFINTVIRKAGDDINVIPDECLLTIMVKAVDMNILDIVCKSIEECANFSSSLHSCKSSINYVGEKYMPLKTNEKLSMLVCHNLKECGILEIHGPLNLMASLDLGNISYNIPTVHPYIGISNTPVKYYTKEFCEATITPYAKEQMLKAAAALAITGADIIQKPDILS from the coding sequence ATGGAAAACAGTATAAGATATTCTATTAAAAGAATAATAGATTGCAAAAAAGAAAAGCTTGAACATATAGTTGACTTTATGTATAAAAATCCTGAATTGCCAAGCAGAGAAGAAAAATCCTTCTCCTTACTTACAAGCATTTTAAAAGAAGAAGGGTTTAATATTGAAACAGATATCGCCGGGATAAAACATTCATTTAAAGCCCAATATGGTAAAAATAAAATATCAGTTGCTTATATCTGTGAATATGATGCTGCTAAGAATTTAGGTCATGTATTTGGTCATAACATAACTTGTGCTATAAACATAGGGGCTGCAATAGCACTAAAGGAAGTTTTAGATAAAGTAGGAGGAAGTGTAATCGTAATAGGTTCTCCTTCTGAAATGAACATGTCTGGTAAAATTGAAATGATGAAAAAAGGAATATTTAATGGAATAGATGCAGTAATATGCGGTCATGCAATGGATAAGACCTGTGAAAGCGGTTCATCCCTTGCTATGGCTTTAATGGATATTGAGTTTAAAGGCAAAAGTGCCCATACCTCTATAAACTTTAATGAAGGTATAAATGCCCTTACCCCAGGCATAACATTCTTATCCCTAATTGAAAGGTTAAAAGTTAAATATTCTAATTCTATATTTATAAATACAGTAATTAGAAAGGCTGGAGATGATATAAACGTTATACCCGATGAGTGCCTTTTAACCATTATGGTAAAGGCTGTAGATATGAATATACTTGATATAGTATGTAAAAGCATTGAAGAATGTGCTAATTTTTCATCAAGCCTTCATAGCTGTAAATCTTCAATTAACTATGTTGGAGAGAAATATATGCCACTAAAAACCAATGAAAAGCTTTCTATGCTTGTCTGCCATAATTTAAAAGAATGTGGAATACTTGAAATCCACGGGCCATTAAATCTTATGGCAAGCCTTGATTTAGGCAATATAAGCTACAATATACCAACTGTTCATCCGTACATAGGGATATCAAACACCCCTGTAAAGTATTATACTAAAGAATTTTGTGAAGCTACTATAACCCCTTATGCAAAGGAACAAATGCTAAAAGCTGCTGCTGCTCTTGCAATAACTGGTGCTGATATAATTCAAAAACCAGATATATTAAGCTGA
- a CDS encoding ACT domain-containing protein, with product MIQKYYLVNEKAVPEIFIKVVQVKELLSTGRAKDISDAVSKIGISRSTYYKYKDYIFLLSEGMIGHKATFSFLINHKPGALSAILSKIAENKGNILTINQDIPINKAANVTITVDMSNMEIAVDELIKQIKNINDVIDANIIAME from the coding sequence ATGATTCAAAAATACTATCTTGTAAATGAGAAAGCTGTTCCAGAAATATTTATAAAAGTAGTACAGGTAAAGGAGCTTTTGAGCACTGGCAGAGCAAAGGATATATCTGATGCAGTATCTAAAATAGGTATAAGTAGAAGTACTTATTATAAATATAAGGATTACATATTTTTATTATCTGAAGGGATGATTGGTCATAAGGCAACTTTCTCTTTCCTTATAAACCATAAACCGGGAGCTCTGTCGGCTATATTAAGTAAAATAGCAGAGAATAAAGGAAATATACTTACTATAAATCAAGATATACCTATTAATAAAGCTGCCAATGTTACAATTACAGTAGATATGTCAAATATGGAAATAGCAGTTGATGAACTGATTAAACAGATAAAAAATATAAATGATGTTATTGATGCTAATATAATTGCAATGGAATAA
- a CDS encoding DUF5305 family protein encodes MKLSLYRYKINKYIRLICIFLSIIAFLCMVFLIYYTIKYKKYIEKKYNVTSYSNDATIDYNVLLLPNMIYTQNILEPGDIYITNYIDYIKTNLKYSFNSERPFNLRGRYKVTAHIEGYIQDNENEKGIKPIWQKEFTLLPETTFECESKELNFNREVPIKYNYFNDYVSEIIKSTGIYCNVKMTVTWNIDIEGNLNDEMIKESLSPTIDMPLNVKYFEIKGKLKEHKTGSITKTYKEISPLYIEKLIYYSLILLVSITSFIILIIFTTPLDSLDLTEKYIKKIIKQNGYRIAQLKEDAEFNDKDAIEVASFDDIVKLSDDLCKTILYRDDFKNKKCYTFYVKDGLTIYKYKFDNIYSRTSFNANITKTY; translated from the coding sequence ATGAAGTTAAGTTTATATAGATATAAAATAAATAAATATATTAGATTAATTTGCATTTTCTTATCTATTATAGCTTTTTTATGTATGGTATTTTTAATATATTATACTATAAAGTACAAAAAATATATTGAAAAGAAATATAATGTCACTTCATACTCAAACGATGCTACAATTGATTATAATGTACTGTTGCTTCCAAACATGATATATACACAAAATATCCTGGAACCGGGAGATATTTACATAACTAATTATATTGATTATATAAAGACTAATTTAAAATATAGTTTCAATTCTGAAAGGCCCTTTAATTTAAGAGGAAGGTATAAAGTAACAGCACATATTGAAGGATATATTCAAGATAATGAAAATGAAAAAGGAATAAAACCTATCTGGCAAAAAGAGTTCACTCTTTTGCCAGAAACAACCTTTGAATGTGAAAGTAAAGAACTAAATTTTAATAGAGAGGTTCCTATAAAATATAATTATTTTAACGATTATGTTTCTGAGATAATAAAATCTACAGGTATATACTGTAATGTAAAAATGACAGTTACATGGAATATAGATATAGAAGGAAACTTAAATGATGAAATGATTAAGGAAAGCTTATCGCCAACTATTGATATGCCTCTTAATGTAAAATACTTTGAAATAAAAGGGAAGTTAAAGGAGCATAAAACAGGTTCTATAACTAAAACATATAAAGAAATTTCTCCTTTATATATTGAAAAGTTAATATATTATTCTTTGATTCTTTTAGTAAGCATTACATCCTTTATAATTCTTATTATATTTACTACTCCGTTGGATTCTTTAGATTTAACTGAAAAATATATAAAAAAGATTATAAAACAAAACGGCTATAGGATTGCACAGTTAAAAGAAGATGCAGAATTTAATGATAAGGATGCAATAGAGGTAGCTTCCTTTGATGATATTGTAAAGCTATCAGATGATTTGTGTAAAACTATACTTTACAGGGATGATTTTAAAAACAAAAAGTGTTATACTTTTTATGTTAAGGATGGTTTAACCATATATAAATACAAATTTGATAATATTTATAGCAGAACAAGTTTTAATGCTAATATTACAAAAACATATTAA
- a CDS encoding DUF1573 domain-containing protein, with the protein MKRVKAIYIFLSIIFLLLGVGYSLFYKTIDISNQISVGLLSTEFVEDGNYPMIMKIADYPQSGGGELFEERSTNLINGSIINKGEVLEVSLYNLFPGGKANCIFKIKNTGTIPVTIDNVSVNIDPLTPSYLLDAIKVNLEYNKSDENGRIYFKKSIENSFSLRYLQNNLNQLLKWEQLKPRECIIFGLPPNNQDNLSGYKNGIKLFIPSKENNAMNSYVKFTIKINVKQSSKI; encoded by the coding sequence ATGAAAAGAGTTAAAGCTATCTATATTTTTTTATCTATAATATTTCTTTTATTAGGTGTTGGGTATAGCTTATTTTACAAAACCATTGATATTTCAAACCAAATATCTGTAGGATTATTAAGTACTGAATTTGTGGAAGATGGAAATTATCCTATGATTATGAAAATAGCAGATTATCCTCAAAGTGGTGGAGGAGAGCTTTTTGAAGAAAGAAGCACAAACCTTATAAATGGGAGTATTATAAATAAAGGTGAAGTTTTGGAAGTAAGTTTATATAATCTATTCCCTGGTGGCAAAGCAAATTGCATATTTAAAATTAAAAATACAGGTACAATTCCTGTAACTATTGATAATGTAAGTGTAAATATAGATCCTTTAACTCCAAGCTATTTATTAGATGCTATTAAAGTAAATTTAGAATATAATAAAAGTGATGAAAATGGCAGGATATATTTTAAAAAATCTATAGAAAACTCCTTTTCACTTCGCTATTTACAAAATAATTTAAATCAGTTACTTAAATGGGAGCAGCTAAAACCCAGGGAATGTATAATATTTGGTTTGCCGCCAAATAATCAGGATAATCTTTCAGGCTATAAAAACGGTATAAAGCTTTTCATCCCGTCAAAAGAAAATAATGCAATGAACTCCTATGTAAAATTTACAATAAAGATAAATGTAAAGCAGTCCAGTAAGATATGA
- a CDS encoding SipW-dependent-type signal peptide-containing protein has product MKKTRIMLIILSLSMILAGVGYAAWTDSLTINSTVQTGKLDVNFQQSGSSIIWNSDNNNVANGFVAVDETKNTATVTLNNLYPNAIATITIPIKNEGTIPVKDGTFNFLDVPDWLLVNLVNQVPVLDVGQQENFVFTVNVLDSAPQDTTVKFNAKAVYKQFNAQ; this is encoded by the coding sequence ATGAAAAAAACAAGAATAATGCTTATTATATTGTCGTTATCAATGATTTTGGCAGGTGTTGGATATGCAGCCTGGACAGATTCTTTAACCATTAATAGCACAGTTCAAACAGGGAAACTGGACGTTAATTTCCAGCAAAGTGGTTCATCGATTATATGGAATTCTGATAATAACAATGTAGCAAATGGATTTGTAGCTGTAGATGAAACTAAAAACACTGCAACAGTTACTTTAAACAATTTATATCCTAATGCTATTGCAACAATTACTATTCCAATTAAAAATGAAGGAACAATTCCTGTTAAAGATGGAACTTTTAACTTCTTAGATGTACCAGATTGGCTACTTGTTAATTTAGTAAATCAAGTGCCTGTATTAGATGTAGGCCAGCAAGAAAATTTTGTTTTCACAGTAAATGTACTTGATAGTGCACCACAAGACACAACCGTAAAATTTAATGCAAAGGCTGTCTATAAGCAATTTAATGCTCAATAG
- a CDS encoding signal peptidase I, with protein MGEKFICKIRENNKKIYLLMILILFIMLFVEKNPFNKAVNTTIYVYIIKPVLWAFIGLIVYIVPRKKVLCKIRLRNNLIWWICYLAFMKIALFIFAGLIDGFGKSPYNLTVKGIIINIIMVFSCLIGKESLRAYIVNGLKGNRQIIIIFITTIVMTLMDLPLNMIKGIHSMYAIMQYILKYVLASLSENIFATYIVYLGGASFSIIYFSVIRAFEWLSPILPDLRLITKSFIDTLYPIISLMIIQYIYLFEDKKEMRRNYKKENLKAWIIMSITSILSVWFVLGVFPVRPVVIATGSMKPSINPGDVIIVKKVNAKDLKIGQILEYRKDNISIFHRIIELKVDGNEIKYVTKGDNNKDADDKLISSKEIKGIVIAVIPKIGLPVLMLKAKDNELKYAFN; from the coding sequence ATGGGTGAGAAATTTATATGTAAGATAAGAGAAAATAATAAAAAAATATACTTATTAATGATACTTATTTTATTTATAATGCTTTTTGTTGAAAAAAATCCTTTCAATAAAGCTGTTAATACAACCATATATGTATATATTATAAAGCCAGTTCTTTGGGCATTTATAGGGCTTATTGTATATATTGTTCCAAGAAAAAAGGTTCTTTGCAAAATTAGACTGAGAAACAATTTAATCTGGTGGATATGTTATCTTGCTTTTATGAAGATAGCTCTTTTTATATTTGCAGGTTTAATAGATGGATTTGGCAAAAGTCCATACAACTTAACAGTAAAAGGGATAATAATTAATATTATCATGGTCTTTTCTTGTTTGATAGGTAAGGAAAGTTTAAGAGCTTATATTGTAAATGGATTAAAAGGTAATAGACAAATCATAATTATTTTTATTACTACCATAGTTATGACGTTAATGGATTTACCTTTAAATATGATAAAGGGTATACATAGCATGTATGCAATAATGCAGTATATATTAAAATATGTGCTTGCATCCTTGTCAGAGAACATCTTTGCAACATATATTGTATATTTAGGTGGAGCAAGTTTTTCAATAATATATTTTTCTGTAATAAGGGCCTTTGAATGGTTAAGCCCCATACTGCCGGATTTAAGATTGATTACTAAATCTTTTATCGATACATTATACCCAATTATTAGTCTTATGATTATACAGTATATATATTTATTTGAAGATAAGAAAGAAATGAGAAGAAATTATAAAAAAGAAAACCTAAAGGCTTGGATTATAATGAGTATAACTTCTATATTATCAGTATGGTTTGTATTAGGGGTATTCCCTGTAAGACCTGTAGTTATTGCAACAGGAAGTATGAAGCCTTCTATAAATCCTGGAGATGTTATAATTGTAAAAAAGGTTAATGCAAAGGATTTAAAGATCGGACAGATATTAGAATATAGAAAAGATAATATAAGCATATTTCATAGAATAATAGAATTAAAAGTGGATGGTAATGAAATTAAATATGTTACGAAAGGCGATAATAACAAAGATGCTGATGATAAGCTTATAAGCTCAAAAGAAATAAAAGGTATAGTAATTGCTGTAATACCTAAAATAGGCTTGCCAGTTTTAATGCTCAAAGCTAAAGATAATGAACTAAAATATGCATTTAATTGA
- the pepV gene encoding dipeptidase PepV → MDFNKIIDRYKDELIKSTQELLRIKSVAKGDAGEGKPFGEDVAKCLDVALKISEQLGFKTCNIDGYAGYAEYGEGEDYIGVLGHIDVVPEGDGWLYPPYGAEIHDNRIYARGAIDDKGPTIAALYGLKAIKESGVKLSKKVRIIFGTNEENGSTEIEYYLSKEKPPVAGFTPDADFPIIHAEKGITMFNVVKNLNIKPKEDITIKYIKGGHRPNMVPDYCETMVISKNPYDIEHSAMEFAKEKGYEFKTEVKDNSVVIKSYGVSAHGSTPELGKNAVMQLLSFLGTLNLGECDIANFINFFNKYVGFEIDGKSFGVYLEDKASGKLSFNVGVIEMDEDKVSMALNLRYPVTYKYEDMMNPFNERISEIGLKIENMIHQKPLYYPEDHSLIKTLQKVYTEQTGQRATLLAIGGGTYAKEMPNIVAFGPIFPGKPNLCHQVNEYIEIDDLILSAKIYAHAIYELAK, encoded by the coding sequence GTGGATTTTAATAAAATAATAGATAGGTATAAAGATGAGCTTATAAAATCTACCCAGGAACTTTTAAGAATAAAAAGTGTAGCTAAGGGTGATGCTGGAGAAGGGAAACCCTTTGGTGAAGATGTAGCTAAGTGTCTTGATGTAGCACTTAAAATATCAGAGCAGCTTGGATTTAAAACTTGTAATATAGATGGCTATGCTGGATATGCTGAATATGGAGAAGGTGAAGATTATATAGGGGTTTTAGGTCATATAGATGTTGTTCCCGAAGGAGATGGCTGGCTCTATCCTCCTTATGGTGCTGAAATCCATGATAATAGGATTTATGCAAGGGGAGCTATTGATGATAAAGGCCCTACAATAGCAGCACTTTATGGCCTTAAAGCTATTAAAGAATCAGGCGTTAAATTATCTAAAAAGGTCAGAATAATATTTGGAACAAACGAAGAAAACGGAAGTACTGAAATAGAATATTATCTTTCAAAGGAAAAGCCTCCAGTTGCAGGTTTTACCCCTGACGCTGACTTCCCAATAATACACGCTGAAAAAGGAATTACTATGTTCAATGTCGTAAAAAATTTAAACATAAAACCAAAAGAAGATATAACAATAAAGTACATAAAAGGCGGTCATAGGCCAAATATGGTCCCTGATTACTGCGAAACAATGGTAATATCAAAAAATCCTTATGATATTGAGCATTCAGCAATGGAGTTTGCTAAAGAAAAAGGTTATGAATTTAAAACAGAAGTGAAGGATAATTCTGTTGTTATAAAGTCCTATGGAGTTTCAGCCCATGGAAGCACCCCAGAACTTGGTAAAAACGCTGTAATGCAGCTTCTATCCTTCCTTGGCACCTTAAACCTTGGTGAATGCGATATTGCTAATTTTATTAACTTTTTTAATAAGTATGTTGGATTTGAAATTGATGGAAAATCCTTTGGAGTTTATCTTGAAGATAAGGCTTCTGGTAAGCTATCCTTCAATGTTGGAGTTATTGAAATGGATGAAGATAAAGTATCTATGGCTCTTAATTTAAGATATCCTGTAACATATAAATATGAAGATATGATGAACCCATTTAATGAAAGGATTTCAGAAATTGGACTTAAGATTGAAAATATGATACATCAAAAACCTCTTTATTATCCTGAAGATCATTCATTAATAAAGACTCTTCAAAAGGTTTATACAGAACAGACAGGGCAAAGAGCTACTTTACTTGCAATAGGTGGTGGAACTTACGCAAAGGAAATGCCAAACATAGTAGCTTTCGGACCAATATTTCCTGGCAAACCAAATCTTTGTCATCAAGTAAATGAGTATATTGAAATAGATGATTTAATTCTTAGTGCAAAAATTTATGCCCATGCAATATATGAACTTGCAAAGTAA
- a CDS encoding pro-sigmaK processing inhibitor BofA family protein → MVFDFNVVLYIFIIILLGIIVLALKFKSMSLIKGAFKIVFAGVCIFLFNFFIGKTVNFIIPLNIITASITGLLGVPGIALLFIMMYIIFP, encoded by the coding sequence ATGGTGTTTGATTTTAATGTTGTACTATATATATTTATTATAATATTATTAGGAATAATCGTCTTAGCTCTTAAGTTTAAAAGTATGTCATTAATAAAAGGAGCTTTTAAAATTGTTTTTGCAGGGGTATGTATTTTTTTATTTAATTTTTTCATAGGAAAAACTGTGAATTTTATAATACCTTTAAACATAATTACTGCATCAATTACAGGACTTTTAGGGGTTCCAGGGATAGCTCTTTTATTTATTATGATGTATATTATTTTTCCTTAA
- a CDS encoding DUF2508 family protein, giving the protein MDNKELIKNIGFINKTIANLNILKNYKNNTNNKIIEEIKSAINELENIRQYFDSVNEPELIDYAIYREKAAITRLSYLLRVAKESREFERINEIKNKNMS; this is encoded by the coding sequence GTGGATAATAAAGAATTGATAAAAAATATAGGTTTCATAAATAAGACCATAGCTAATTTAAATATATTAAAAAACTATAAAAACAATACTAACAACAAAATTATTGAGGAAATAAAATCAGCAATTAATGAACTTGAAAATATAAGGCAGTATTTCGATTCTGTAAATGAGCCTGAGCTTATAGATTATGCTATATATAGGGAGAAGGCTGCTATAACCAGACTTTCATATCTTTTAAGAGTAGCTAAAGAATCAAGAGAATTTGAAAGAATTAATGAAATCAAAAATAAAAACATGTCCTAA
- a CDS encoding DUF190 domain-containing protein: MDISGKCKLLKIYLSEDSKYKGHNLYHALVLKLKEYGIAGVTVVRGIEGYGQEKRLHTARVMDLSLSLPIIVEVVDTAERIEKVLPIVKEMVNEGLMMITDVEVIKYGKA; the protein is encoded by the coding sequence ATGGATATTAGTGGGAAGTGTAAACTTTTAAAAATATACTTAAGTGAAGATTCAAAATATAAAGGGCACAATCTTTATCATGCACTTGTATTAAAATTAAAAGAATATGGTATAGCAGGTGTTACTGTTGTAAGGGGAATAGAAGGATATGGTCAGGAAAAGCGTCTTCATACTGCAAGGGTTATGGATTTATCCTTAAGCCTTCCTATTATAGTTGAAGTAGTTGATACTGCAGAACGTATAGAAAAGGTGCTTCCGATTGTAAAAGAGATGGTAAATGAAGGCCTTATGATGATAACGGATGTTGAAGTTATAAAATATGGCAAAGCTTGA
- the crcB gene encoding fluoride efflux transporter CrcB, with protein MDFILLGIGGALGSVARFKIGKIIAEKANTTFPVGTFIINITGAILLGIVSGADVNKNIYLLFGDGFLGAYTTFSTFMYEGFNLFGENEKINAFIYILSTLFLGIIGYIIGYKIGKFI; from the coding sequence ATGGACTTTATACTGCTTGGAATAGGCGGAGCATTAGGAAGCGTTGCAAGATTTAAAATAGGAAAAATTATCGCTGAAAAAGCTAATACTACCTTTCCAGTTGGTACTTTTATAATAAATATTACTGGTGCCATACTTTTAGGAATTGTAAGTGGTGCTGATGTAAATAAAAATATTTATTTATTATTTGGGGATGGTTTTTTAGGAGCTTATACTACCTTTTCAACCTTTATGTATGAAGGATTTAATCTCTTTGGAGAAAATGAAAAAATAAATGCCTTTATATATATATTATCTACGTTGTTTTTAGGAATTATTGGTTATATAATAGGATATAAGATAGGAAAATTTATTTAA